GGATTTATGAAATCCATATTAAGTCTTCCTGATATAAACCCTGTTATGCCAGAAATCCTGATGCTTTCGGCAGGTCTTATTATACTTATGCTTGACCTTGTCCTGAAAAGGAAAGAGACAGTGGCATTCCTGAGTTTTCTTTTTACTGCAGTTACGCTTTATTCGCTGTTTAATTTCTCAGGCACTACATTTTCAGGAATGTTTATAGCAGATAGCTATAGCATATTTTTTAAGTTGATATTTCTCGTAAGCCTCCTTCTTACGATTTTAATCTCAGTAAAATACATTGCCGTAGAGAGGGTAAACCTTGGAGAGTACTATAGCCTCATGCTCTTTGCAACATTAGGGATGATGCTCATGGCATCGGCAGGAGACCTCATAGTGCTTTATTTGGGGCTTGAGCTTATGGCTCTTTCGACATATGTTCTTTCGGGTTTCATAAGGCATAGCGTGAGGTCTAATGAAGCCGCCCTTAAGTATTTCCTTCTGGGTGCATTTGCCTCTGCATTCTTACTCTTTGCAATATCCCTGACATATGGCATTACAGGGACGACTAATATCATGGCAGTGGCTGATTACATCTCCAATAAGGGCATTGCTCAAGAGCCGATTCTTCTTATTTCCCTGATATTCTTTACCGTAGCATTCAGCTTTAAGATAGCGGCTGTGCCTTTTCACATGTGGGCACCCGATGTATACGAAGGTGCGCCAACATCGATAACTGCCTTCATGTCCGTTGGGCCAAAGGCAGCAGGATTTGCCGCAATAGGCAGGGTCTTTCTGATTGCATTTGGCTCTGTCAGAGGAGACTGGTCACAAATCCTGATACCTGTTGCTATTCTGACAATGGCAGTTGGAAATATCCTTGCCATTTCCCAGACAAATATAAAAAGGATGCTTGCATACTCATCAATCGCACATGCCGGGTATGCACTCATGGGCATAATCGCAGGTGGCACCGAAGGCACTGCAAGTATGATGAATTATCTCTTTATATATGCATTCATGAACATCGGTGCATTTGCCATAGTGATACTTCTTAGAAGCGAGGGCTTTACAGGCGAGAACATCTCTGACTACGAGGGGCTTTCGAAGAGGCATCCTCTTTACTCAGCCCTCATGCTCTTATTCATGTTTTCCCTGACAGGGATTCCTCCGACCGCAGGATTTATTGGAAAGTTTTATCTCTTCGTTGCGGCTATAAACGCAGGCTACACATGGATGGTTATAGTGGCAGTTGTCATGAGTTCAATATCAGCTTATTTCTACCTGAGGGTGGTTATGTATATGTATATGCGTGAGCCAAAAGAAGAGGTCTCCTTAACGCCCTCGCCTGCACTTAATCTTGCAGTAACAATCGCAGCGGTTTTTGTGCTTGCAATTGGAGTTTTGCCTTCGGGTTTTCTGAATATGGCAAGGGATGCAGTCTTAGGATTTTAGGGGAACCGATGTTAGCCCTCGAATAGTCCGTCGAGGATAGCAGTTTTTTCCTCCATCTCGTTTGCAATGGCTTCCTGCTCTGCCTTTAACCGATAAATCTCTTCTGCAAGGCTAAATGCAGTAAGGATTAATGCCTTAACAGGCGAGACATTAGGGGGAGTGCATATATCCTTCAGTTTACCCTCGATATATCTTGCAAGCTCTTCGATATGCTTCTCGGATGCATCGCCTTTTATCGTATACTTCTGCCCTAATATAGAGACCTCAACGCTTGGCATATCAGCTTAATTGAAGGGTCTCCAGCTCATTAAGCAATTCCTCGAGCTGGTTTTTTATTGCCTGTTTTTCTGATTCCAATCCTTCTATCTCGATGTCTTTTTGCTCTATGACCTCCTCGAGATGTTTTACCTTCTGCTCGATTACTCCCTTTTCCTCCTTGAGCATCCTCACCTTTTCTATTGCGGCAGTGATTTTTTCATCGAGACCTTTAAGTCTTTCCAAAGATGTAACCTCCTTTTTTTGCCGGGACTGAGCACTCGTTGTTACATCGTCAAAGAGTGTTCTTTTCATTGCATAATAATACCATGTGAGACCAATAGATTAAAAGGGTCTCTGTCTGAATCTTTATCTCTTCTGGTTGATTTACCTTCAAGGCTAATTCGTCCCTTATATATGTAATAGGTGGTCAGTATGCGCTTAATATACTGGCTTGTCTCCTGATAGGGAATATCCTCGATAAATTCATCATATGACTGATATTTCTGTTTCCCGAGCCACTGTCTTACTCTGTGCTCTCCTGCATTGTAAGCGGCAATCGCATGTGTGGCTGAGCCAAATTCCTCAAGCAGTCTCCAAAGATAATACATTCCTAACTTCAGGTTTAGCTCGACATCGTATATATGCTCTGTGCCTTTGAGCTTGATACCAAGTTTGTCTGCAAGCCTGCGTGCTGTTTCAGGCATAATCTGCATAATGCCAATGGCACCTGCCTGAGAGCATGCCTCCGGGTCAAACCTGCTTTCCTCTCTGATAAGAGAAAGCACAAGCAGAGGGTCAATGCCATAGATGCTGGATTGCTCTTTTATACTCTGCCAATAGGCAAGGGGATAGAGAATCTCATCTGGCTTTGTCTCTTTTGAAAGTATCGACACCATGCCAATTGCCTTTCTATATTCGCCCATGGAGTTAATCTTATATGCAATGCCAATGAGCTCTTTGTCGGAGATGACATTTTTAGACATATGCATAAGCTCCATAACAGCCTCTCCTTTGAGTCCTGCCTCAAGGAGTATATCGGGTCTTTCGAAACCAACGGCGTCTTCTACGCCTCCTATGGACATATCGCCCTGTATGTTTGAGTCTCCAGATGCATTAAGGTTTTTGCTGTTTCTTAGTCCTGAAAGTATACTATAAAAGCCGTCTTTTGACTCAAGCCCTTTGTAGATGTGTGTAGGGTTTCCTCCTTCATTTTCAATAGCCCTTGCATTCCAATAAAGGTATTTCGTATCTCCATATGCCTTGTAAAGTTCGCTAAAGATACCGATGGCACTTTTGTAATCACCGCTAAGGTAATAAGTCCATCCTGTATGCCAGAGCGCCTGCTCGGCATGAGCAGGGTATGTGGCTTTTACTTTGGATAATAATCTCAGTGCCTCCTCTGTGTTTCCTTCTCTCCTTTTAGCTATTGAAGAGGATATTAACAAACCCCCTGCCCTTTCGTCTTTCATGGAAACCACCTTAGCCAGTGCCCTGTCAAATGCATCGTATTTTTCAGCCCTTAAAAACGCCACTCCTGCTTCATAAAAGTTAGATGCCTCCATATAAGTCTCTCCTGCCTCTTCATATTGTTTCTGCCTGAAAAGAGAAAGTGCGAGGGTCTCTAAAAAACCCTTTTTATGCCCACTTCCTTTAGCAAGCCTTATAGCCTTGAGCATGGATTCTGCTTCTTTGTACCTGCCTGCATATATAAGGTTCGACCCCCTTTTGATAAGCTCAGGTACAGAGACCTCTTCGGGCTCAATCTCCCTCGATGCCTTCATGTCCAGAGAGCCTGCTCCGATATATAACTCCCTGAATATTTCCTTTGCCCTTGCCTTATCCTTGTCTTTTAGGAGCTCGCCCAGCAAAAATCTCATCCCTTCATCGTTAGGGTAATCCCTTATATATACCTCAAGTAATGCCTCTGCCTTTTCCCTGTCAGCCTCAACGGTATTTTTTATCAAAAGTGCTCTTGCTGTTTTTTTAAGGGGTGTTTGCGGGTACTCTTTTAGAAGCTGTTCAAGGCATTTATTTGATTTTTCGAGGTCTCCTGTTTTGATGTATGCCTTAGACATGTAAAGAAGGCTGTAA
The genomic region above belongs to Nitrospirota bacterium and contains:
- a CDS encoding cell division protein ZapA, with protein sequence MPSVEVSILGQKYTIKGDASEKHIEELARYIEGKLKDICTPPNVSPVKALILTAFSLAEEIYRLKAEQEAIANEMEEKTAILDGLFEG
- a CDS encoding transglycosylase SLT domain-containing protein translates to MTFFRIALFLLLPAITTADGIDGRAYFKAGVDFFDSKKYPEAIESFSSSHEKLPIIGDYSLLYMSKAYIKTGDLEKSNKCLEQLLKEYPQTPLKKTARALLIKNTVEADREKAEALLEVYIRDYPNDEGMRFLLGELLKDKDKARAKEIFRELYIGAGSLDMKASREIEPEEVSVPELIKRGSNLIYAGRYKEAESMLKAIRLAKGSGHKKGFLETLALSLFRQKQYEEAGETYMEASNFYEAGVAFLRAEKYDAFDRALAKVVSMKDERAGGLLISSSIAKRREGNTEEALRLLSKVKATYPAHAEQALWHTGWTYYLSGDYKSAIGIFSELYKAYGDTKYLYWNARAIENEGGNPTHIYKGLESKDGFYSILSGLRNSKNLNASGDSNIQGDMSIGGVEDAVGFERPDILLEAGLKGEAVMELMHMSKNVISDKELIGIAYKINSMGEYRKAIGMVSILSKETKPDEILYPLAYWQSIKEQSSIYGIDPLLVLSLIREESRFDPEACSQAGAIGIMQIMPETARRLADKLGIKLKGTEHIYDVELNLKLGMYYLWRLLEEFGSATHAIAAYNAGEHRVRQWLGKQKYQSYDEFIEDIPYQETSQYIKRILTTYYIYKGRISLEGKSTRRDKDSDRDPFNLLVSHGIIMQ
- a CDS encoding NADH-quinone oxidoreductase subunit N, which translates into the protein MKSILSLPDINPVMPEILMLSAGLIILMLDLVLKRKETVAFLSFLFTAVTLYSLFNFSGTTFSGMFIADSYSIFFKLIFLVSLLLTILISVKYIAVERVNLGEYYSLMLFATLGMMLMASAGDLIVLYLGLELMALSTYVLSGFIRHSVRSNEAALKYFLLGAFASAFLLFAISLTYGITGTTNIMAVADYISNKGIAQEPILLISLIFFTVAFSFKIAAVPFHMWAPDVYEGAPTSITAFMSVGPKAAGFAAIGRVFLIAFGSVRGDWSQILIPVAILTMAVGNILAISQTNIKRMLAYSSIAHAGYALMGIIAGGTEGTASMMNYLFIYAFMNIGAFAIVILLRSEGFTGENISDYEGLSKRHPLYSALMLLFMFSLTGIPPTAGFIGKFYLFVAAINAGYTWMVIVAVVMSSISAYFYLRVVMYMYMREPKEEVSLTPSPALNLAVTIAAVFVLAIGVLPSGFLNMARDAVLGF